In the genome of Rhodoplanes sp. Z2-YC6860, one region contains:
- a CDS encoding Bug family tripartite tricarboxylate transporter substrate binding protein — protein MRFVVAVAGLSLLAGSAQAQSVEEFYKGKNINLAIGFSAGGGYDLYARQLARYMGKHIPGNPNIVPQNMPGAGSLRAANFIYTAAPKDGTAFGIFARTTGINPLLENGATFDSTKFSWLGSVTDDVSLCVTWHATGVKTWQDFITKPTALGGEGPSSEPDVFARLYKNVFNAPIKLVSGYPGTNEIMLAMERGEVDGLCGVSWSTLKTRNAKWLNDKKINLISQASFKKIPEIGDVPLVIEQTQDKEKQQILKLFLAAQEMARPFAAPPGIPADRKAALVAAFDATMQDPEYLADAKKLELDVNPVSGKTISDLLTEVYATPKDVLKKAGEAVTK, from the coding sequence ATGCGTTTCGTCGTTGCCGTGGCCGGGCTGTCGTTGCTCGCCGGTTCCGCTCAGGCCCAGAGCGTCGAGGAATTCTACAAAGGCAAAAATATCAATCTCGCGATCGGCTTCTCGGCCGGCGGCGGCTACGACCTCTATGCGCGCCAGCTCGCCCGTTACATGGGCAAGCATATCCCCGGCAATCCGAACATTGTGCCGCAGAACATGCCCGGCGCGGGATCGCTGCGCGCGGCAAACTTCATCTACACGGCGGCGCCGAAAGACGGCACCGCGTTCGGCATCTTCGCCCGCACCACGGGCATCAACCCGCTCCTGGAGAACGGCGCGACCTTCGACAGCACCAAGTTCTCCTGGCTCGGCAGCGTCACCGACGATGTGAGCCTTTGCGTCACATGGCACGCGACCGGCGTGAAGACCTGGCAGGACTTCATCACCAAGCCCACCGCGCTCGGCGGCGAAGGACCGAGCTCGGAGCCGGACGTTTTCGCGCGGCTCTACAAGAATGTGTTCAACGCGCCGATCAAGCTCGTGTCGGGCTATCCGGGCACCAACGAGATCATGCTGGCGATGGAGCGCGGCGAGGTCGACGGCCTGTGCGGCGTCTCCTGGAGCACGCTCAAGACCCGCAACGCGAAATGGCTGAATGACAAGAAAATCAATCTGATTTCCCAGGCATCTTTCAAGAAAATCCCCGAGATCGGCGATGTGCCGCTGGTGATCGAGCAGACGCAGGACAAGGAGAAGCAGCAGATTCTCAAGCTGTTCCTGGCGGCCCAGGAAATGGCCCGGCCGTTCGCCGCGCCTCCTGGCATCCCGGCCGACCGCAAGGCCGCGCTGGTGGCGGCCTTCGATGCCACCATGCAGGATCCGGAGTATCTCGCCGACGCCAAGAAGCTCGAACTCGACGTCAATCCGGTGAGCGGCAAAACCATCTCGGACCTGCTGACCGAGGTCTACGCGACACCCAAAGACGTGCTCAAGAAGGCCGGCGAGGCTGTGACGAAATAG
- a CDS encoding Bug family tripartite tricarboxylate transporter substrate binding protein has product MSRVFIRSLAAACLGLVFAASAKADDYPSRPVRVIVPFAPGGINDILARTVSAQLSERLGKQFVVENKTGAGGIVGSELVAKSAPDGHTLLIVSIAHAVNPALYKLPYDSLNAFAPIAIFASSPNALAIHPDVPAKTLKEFVALAKSKPGDIQYGSGGVGGSPHLGMELFKLVAGVDLTHVPFRGAGPAIIDVSGGHTKAIMATVTTLAPHVRNGKLRALAVSGKTRSRVLPDVPTMDEGGVPGYEAGNWIGLAAPAGTPPAIVARLNKEIAEIQDSADFRQKADADGADIVKYTPAEFADFMERELEKWSRVVKEAHIKAE; this is encoded by the coding sequence ATGTCGCGGGTGTTCATCAGATCGTTGGCGGCTGCCTGCCTGGGTCTCGTCTTCGCCGCATCCGCCAAGGCGGATGACTATCCGAGCAGACCGGTGCGGGTCATCGTGCCGTTCGCGCCGGGCGGCATCAACGATATCCTCGCGCGCACCGTCAGCGCCCAGCTCAGCGAACGGCTCGGCAAGCAGTTCGTCGTCGAGAACAAGACCGGTGCCGGCGGAATCGTCGGCTCGGAACTGGTGGCGAAGTCGGCGCCCGACGGCCACACGCTGCTGATCGTCTCGATCGCGCATGCCGTCAATCCGGCGCTCTACAAGCTGCCTTATGACTCGCTGAACGCCTTTGCGCCGATCGCGATCTTTGCGTCGAGCCCGAATGCGCTGGCGATCCATCCGGATGTGCCGGCGAAAACCCTCAAGGAATTCGTCGCGCTGGCCAAGTCGAAGCCGGGCGACATCCAGTACGGCTCCGGCGGCGTCGGCGGCTCACCCCATTTGGGCATGGAGTTGTTCAAGCTGGTGGCGGGCGTCGATCTCACGCACGTTCCGTTCCGCGGCGCCGGGCCCGCGATCATCGACGTGAGCGGCGGGCACACCAAGGCGATCATGGCGACCGTGACGACGCTGGCGCCGCATGTGAGGAACGGCAAGCTCCGCGCGCTCGCCGTCAGTGGCAAGACGCGAAGCCGCGTTTTGCCGGATGTGCCGACCATGGATGAAGGCGGCGTGCCGGGCTATGAGGCCGGCAACTGGATCGGACTTGCGGCGCCGGCCGGCACGCCGCCAGCGATCGTTGCGCGCCTGAACAAGGAGATCGCCGAAATCCAGGACAGCGCCGATTTCAGGCAGAAGGCGGACGCCGACGGCGCCGACATCGTGAAATACACGCCGGCCGAGTTCGCAGACTTCATGGAGCGCGAGCTCGAAAAATGGAGCCGTGTCGTCAAGGAAGCCCACATCAAGGCCGAGTAA
- a CDS encoding tripartite tricarboxylate transporter permease, protein MDVFHNLALGFSVALGLQNIAYCFIGALLGTLVGVLPGIGPVTTVAMLLPISFTLDPVPAMIMLAGIYYGAQYGGSTTAILVKIPGEASSVVTTIDGYEMARQGRAGPALGIAALGSFFAGCVATLLICFAAPPLAAIALNFGPAEYFSLMVCGLIAAVVLARGSVVKATGMVVLGLLLGIGGTDVNSGVRRFTFGLTGLADGIEFVALSMAVYGIAEVATNLERKEEEVDVTARIGSVLPSWDDIRICIPAVLRGTILGSLLGVLPGGGALLAAFGAYTLEKKVAKPPRRFGEGDIRGVAAPESANNAGAQTSFIPTLTLGIPSNPTMAMMIGALMIHGISPGPRVMTERPELFWGVIASMWIGNLMLVVLNLPLVGMWVKLLRIPYRLMFPAIVAFCCIGAYTVNTNIFDVYVMAFFSVFGYVCLKLDCEPAPLILGFVLGPLMEENLRRALLISRGDIMVLVQEPISLAFLIAAALLLIVIMAPAIRQKREEALQE, encoded by the coding sequence ATGGACGTCTTCCACAATCTCGCACTCGGCTTCAGCGTCGCGCTGGGCTTGCAGAACATCGCGTACTGCTTCATCGGCGCACTGCTCGGCACTCTGGTCGGCGTGCTGCCCGGCATCGGGCCGGTCACCACCGTGGCGATGCTGCTGCCGATCTCGTTCACGCTCGATCCGGTGCCGGCCATGATCATGCTCGCCGGCATCTATTACGGCGCGCAGTACGGCGGCTCGACCACCGCGATCCTGGTGAAGATTCCCGGCGAAGCCTCGTCCGTGGTCACCACCATCGACGGCTACGAGATGGCACGGCAAGGTCGCGCCGGCCCCGCGCTCGGCATCGCCGCGCTCGGCTCGTTCTTCGCCGGCTGCGTCGCGACGCTGCTGATCTGCTTTGCCGCTCCTCCGCTCGCCGCCATCGCGCTGAACTTCGGCCCGGCCGAGTATTTCTCGCTGATGGTGTGCGGCCTGATCGCCGCTGTCGTGCTGGCGCGCGGCTCGGTGGTGAAGGCGACCGGCATGGTGGTGCTCGGTCTGCTGCTTGGCATCGGCGGCACCGATGTGAACTCCGGCGTGCGCCGCTTCACCTTCGGTCTGACGGGCCTCGCCGACGGCATCGAGTTCGTCGCGCTGTCCATGGCGGTCTACGGCATCGCCGAGGTCGCGACCAATCTCGAACGCAAGGAGGAAGAGGTCGACGTCACGGCCCGGATCGGCAGCGTCCTGCCGAGCTGGGACGACATCCGCATCTGCATTCCCGCGGTGTTGCGCGGCACCATCCTTGGCTCGCTGCTCGGTGTGCTGCCGGGCGGCGGCGCGCTGCTCGCGGCGTTCGGCGCCTATACGCTGGAGAAGAAGGTCGCAAAGCCCCCGCGCCGCTTCGGCGAAGGCGACATCCGCGGTGTCGCCGCGCCCGAGTCCGCCAACAACGCCGGCGCGCAGACCTCGTTCATCCCGACGCTGACGCTCGGCATCCCGTCGAACCCGACGATGGCGATGATGATCGGCGCGCTGATGATCCACGGCATTTCGCCCGGGCCGCGCGTCATGACGGAACGGCCAGAGCTGTTCTGGGGCGTCATCGCCAGCATGTGGATCGGCAACCTGATGCTGGTGGTGCTCAACCTGCCGCTGGTCGGCATGTGGGTGAAGCTGCTGCGCATTCCCTACCGGCTGATGTTTCCGGCGATCGTCGCGTTCTGCTGCATCGGCGCCTACACGGTGAACACCAACATCTTCGATGTCTACGTGATGGCGTTCTTCTCGGTGTTCGGTTACGTCTGTCTCAAGCTCGACTGCGAGCCCGCACCGCTCATTCTCGGCTTCGTGCTCGGCCCGCTGATGGAGGAAAACCTCCGGCGGGCGCTGCTCATTTCGCGCGGCGACATCATGGTGCTGGTGCAGGAGCCGATCAGTCTCGCGTTCCTGATTGCCGCAGCATTGCTGCTCATCGTTATCATGGCGCCCGCGATCCGCCAGAAGCGCGAAGAAGCGTTGCAGGAATAG
- a CDS encoding Bug family tripartite tricarboxylate transporter substrate binding protein, with the protein MRFVVALAALSVLAGSAQAQSVEEFYKGKTINLAIGFSVGGGYDLYARHLARHMGKHIPGNPTIVPQNMAGAGSLRAANFIYTAAPKDGTAFGTFARTTGINPLLDSGATFDGTKFSWIGSVTDDVSLCITWYTTGIKTFDDFMKKPSNLGGQGPSSEPDIFARLYKNVLNVPIKLVPGYPGTNEITLAMERGEVDGLCGISWSTVKTRHAKWLKEKKINLISQTSFKRVPEIGDVPLMLEQTQDKEKLQILKIFVGAQQMARPFAAPPGIPADRKAALVAAFDATMKDPEYLEDAKKLDIDVNPVSGKAIEDLLAEIYALPKDVLKKAGEAVTK; encoded by the coding sequence ATGCGTTTTGTCGTTGCCTTGGCGGCGCTGTCAGTGCTCGCCGGCTCGGCTCAGGCCCAGAGCGTCGAGGAATTCTACAAGGGCAAGACCATCAACCTTGCGATCGGCTTCTCGGTCGGCGGTGGCTACGACCTCTACGCCCGCCATCTCGCCCGCCACATGGGCAAGCATATCCCCGGCAATCCGACCATCGTGCCGCAGAACATGGCGGGCGCGGGCTCGCTGCGCGCCGCGAACTTCATCTATACGGCGGCGCCGAAGGACGGCACGGCGTTCGGCACCTTCGCCCGCACCACCGGCATCAATCCGCTGCTCGACAGCGGCGCAACATTCGACGGCACCAAGTTCTCCTGGATCGGCAGCGTCACCGACGACGTGAGCCTCTGCATCACCTGGTACACCACCGGCATCAAGACGTTTGACGACTTCATGAAGAAGCCCAGCAACCTGGGCGGCCAGGGGCCGAGCTCGGAGCCGGACATCTTCGCGCGCCTCTACAAGAACGTGCTCAACGTGCCGATCAAGCTCGTCCCCGGCTATCCCGGCACCAACGAGATCACGCTGGCGATGGAGCGCGGCGAGGTCGACGGCCTGTGCGGCATCTCCTGGAGCACGGTCAAGACCCGTCACGCGAAATGGCTCAAGGAGAAGAAGATCAATCTCATTTCGCAGACCTCGTTCAAGAGGGTGCCCGAGATCGGTGACGTGCCGCTGATGTTGGAACAGACGCAGGACAAGGAGAAACTCCAGATCCTGAAGATCTTCGTGGGCGCCCAGCAGATGGCCCGGCCGTTCGCGGCGCCCCCCGGCATCCCGGCCGACCGCAAGGCCGCTTTGGTGGCAGCCTTCGACGCCACCATGAAAGATCCGGAATACCTCGAGGACGCCAAGAAGCTCGATATCGACGTCAATCCGGTCAGTGGCAAGGCGATCGAGGACCTGCTGGCCGAGATCTATGCTTTGCCGAAAGACGTGCTGAAAAAGGCTGGCGAGGCGGTTACGAAATAG
- a CDS encoding xanthine dehydrogenase family protein molybdopterin-binding subunit: MSQTSTIGSRIVRLEDEPLLRGKGRFVDDIKLPGVWHAAFVRSPHPHALIKSIDKDAALAMPGVHAVLTLDDLSEVMVSRRMVRHSNSGMPLDKCWAYALAPGEVSYVGEPVALVIADARYLAEDAAALVMVDYEPLPVAADVRTAKESAPVRRELNSNVITTYKVSFGDADAGFAKAAHVFKQELWQHRGGAHSIETRGIVAEVRSADGGITVHASTQKAHDLNQSLTLLMDFDQGLRVVAPDIGGGFGAKLCVYSEDVAVVAAAKLFGHSIKWAEDRREYFTNAVHERDQYWQLEIAVDADAKVLGIRGKLLHDTGAYTLQDPNIPYNSTSTMSGPYIIPGLSIDVTIAMTNKTPVSSVRGAGYPQAAFAMERLLDLVAREMKLDRAEVRRRNLIPASKMPYRKALKARSGAAMEYDSGDYPACQSETLKAIGWDDFKKRQSEMRAKGRYLGQGLAHGVKGSGRGPFESGLVRVSRTGKITVFTGASAMGQGLGTALAQVAAAQLGVDVSRVKVVAGDTGGVSLGLGGFASRQTVTAGSSVHLAAKAVAEKAKKVASHVLEADENDLELKDGEVRVAGAPQLNVKLSEIARILAGAPGYGFPAGVDPGLEANANWRTDALAYANGCHACEVEVDAETGEVRIVRYVAMQDSGILINPMMVEGQIHGGVVHGIGNALYEWMGYDEAGQPVTTNFADYMLPTSTEVPMLDTLYKETRSPLNPLGVKGVGEAGTIPCAAALISAVEDALSPFGVRIGQVPLPPMTIMSMILNGK; this comes from the coding sequence TTGTCCCAGACGTCCACTATCGGCTCCCGCATCGTCCGCCTCGAAGACGAGCCGTTGCTGCGCGGCAAAGGCCGCTTCGTCGACGACATCAAGTTGCCCGGCGTCTGGCATGCCGCCTTTGTGCGCAGCCCGCATCCGCACGCCCTGATCAAGAGTATCGACAAGGACGCCGCATTGGCGATGCCGGGCGTCCACGCCGTGCTCACGCTCGACGACCTGTCCGAGGTGATGGTCAGCCGGCGCATGGTGCGGCATTCCAACTCGGGCATGCCGCTCGACAAGTGCTGGGCCTACGCGCTCGCGCCGGGCGAGGTGAGCTATGTCGGCGAGCCGGTGGCTCTCGTCATCGCCGATGCCCGTTACCTCGCCGAGGATGCTGCGGCTCTGGTGATGGTGGACTATGAGCCCCTGCCCGTTGCGGCAGACGTGCGCACCGCAAAGGAATCCGCACCGGTCCGCCGCGAACTCAACAGCAACGTCATCACGACCTACAAGGTGTCGTTCGGCGACGCCGACGCAGGCTTTGCCAAAGCGGCCCATGTGTTCAAGCAGGAGCTGTGGCAGCACCGCGGCGGCGCGCACTCCATCGAAACGCGCGGCATCGTCGCGGAGGTCCGCAGCGCCGACGGCGGCATCACGGTGCACGCCTCGACCCAGAAGGCGCACGACCTCAACCAGTCGCTGACCTTGCTGATGGATTTCGACCAGGGCCTGCGCGTGGTCGCGCCCGACATCGGCGGCGGGTTTGGCGCCAAGCTCTGCGTCTATTCCGAGGATGTCGCGGTGGTGGCCGCGGCCAAACTCTTCGGCCATTCGATCAAATGGGCCGAGGATCGCCGCGAATACTTCACCAACGCGGTGCACGAGCGCGACCAGTATTGGCAGCTCGAGATCGCGGTCGATGCCGATGCGAAGGTTCTCGGCATCCGCGGCAAGCTCCTGCACGACACCGGCGCCTACACGCTGCAGGACCCTAACATCCCCTACAACTCGACCTCGACCATGAGCGGGCCCTACATCATTCCGGGCCTGTCGATCGACGTCACCATCGCGATGACCAACAAAACGCCCGTCTCGTCGGTGCGCGGCGCGGGCTATCCGCAGGCCGCGTTCGCGATGGAGCGGCTGCTCGATCTCGTCGCCCGGGAGATGAAGCTCGACCGCGCCGAGGTGCGGCGGCGCAATCTCATCCCCGCCAGCAAGATGCCGTATCGCAAGGCGCTCAAGGCGCGCTCCGGCGCGGCGATGGAGTACGACAGCGGCGACTATCCGGCCTGCCAATCCGAGACGCTGAAGGCGATCGGCTGGGACGATTTCAAGAAGCGCCAGAGCGAGATGCGCGCCAAAGGCCGCTATCTCGGCCAGGGCCTCGCCCATGGCGTGAAGGGCTCGGGCCGCGGCCCGTTCGAGTCAGGCCTGGTGCGCGTCTCGCGCACCGGCAAGATCACGGTGTTCACCGGCGCTTCTGCGATGGGGCAAGGCCTCGGCACTGCGCTGGCGCAGGTCGCCGCGGCCCAGCTCGGCGTCGATGTCTCGCGGGTCAAGGTCGTTGCGGGAGACACCGGCGGCGTATCGCTCGGTCTCGGCGGCTTTGCCAGCCGTCAGACCGTCACTGCGGGTTCGTCGGTGCATCTTGCAGCGAAGGCGGTGGCGGAAAAGGCCAAGAAGGTCGCCTCGCATGTGCTCGAGGCCGACGAGAACGATCTCGAATTGAAGGACGGCGAGGTCCGCGTCGCGGGCGCGCCGCAGCTCAACGTCAAGCTTTCCGAAATTGCGCGCATCCTGGCCGGCGCGCCGGGCTACGGCTTTCCGGCCGGCGTCGACCCGGGGCTCGAGGCCAATGCCAACTGGCGCACCGACGCGCTCGCTTATGCCAACGGCTGCCACGCCTGCGAGGTCGAGGTCGACGCCGAGACCGGCGAGGTGCGCATCGTGCGCTACGTCGCGATGCAGGACTCCGGCATCCTGATCAATCCGATGATGGTCGAAGGCCAGATCCACGGCGGCGTGGTGCACGGCATCGGCAACGCGCTCTACGAATGGATGGGCTACGACGAGGCCGGCCAGCCCGTGACCACCAACTTCGCCGACTATATGCTGCCGACCTCGACCGAAGTCCCGATGCTCGACACGCTCTACAAGGAGACGCGATCTCCGCTCAATCCGCTCGGCGTGAAGGGTGTCGGCGAGGCCGGCACGATCCCATGCGCCGCGGCTTTGATCTCCGCGGTCGAGGACGCGCTCTCACCATTCGGGGTGCGGATCGGCCAAGTCCCACTGCCGCCAATGACCATCATGTCGATGATCCTGAACGGCAAGTGA
- a CDS encoding ABC transporter substrate-binding protein codes for MQRRELMVLLGNAAVMPLLAPLTAFGQEANDQTPDQMPAPPTELPSPEVPLPPERVRRLGVLTSGDRHDRDALARLDALQDGLAAKGWTHGRNLQIEARLSAAGDDRGMTQTAKDLAGQSPDILVAVDRVSAEALAAAAGNIPVVFVNVVDPAGVGLVKSLEQPGGNITGVGRSEYGASISWPEMLKLIAPNVMRVAIIRDPDATTDHGQIAAISDVAPALGIEAFALDADSLRDLERAITGFSRTPNGGLIVTIPESSSRDRSTIVRLAARFKLPAIYADRQFVTSGGLMSYGPDQKAEYRLAADYVDRILKGDKPADLPVQTASGYQLVINRKTARALGLNISPTLSARASELIS; via the coding sequence ATGCAGCGGCGCGAGCTCATGGTGCTCCTTGGCAATGCGGCAGTCATGCCGCTGCTCGCACCGTTGACGGCGTTCGGCCAGGAAGCCAACGACCAGACTCCCGACCAAATGCCTGCGCCACCAACGGAATTGCCTTCGCCGGAGGTGCCGCTGCCGCCCGAGCGCGTGCGCCGGCTGGGCGTGTTGACGTCAGGCGACCGCCACGACCGCGACGCGTTGGCCCGGCTTGATGCACTGCAAGACGGGCTTGCGGCGAAGGGCTGGACTCACGGCCGGAATCTGCAGATCGAGGCGCGGCTGTCTGCCGCAGGCGATGACCGCGGCATGACGCAAACCGCCAAAGACTTGGCTGGCCAGTCACCGGACATCCTGGTCGCGGTGGATCGCGTATCGGCCGAGGCGCTCGCGGCCGCGGCAGGCAATATTCCGGTGGTGTTCGTCAACGTGGTTGACCCGGCCGGCGTGGGGCTCGTCAAATCGCTGGAGCAGCCGGGCGGTAACATCACCGGCGTCGGCCGATCCGAATATGGCGCGAGCATTTCCTGGCCCGAGATGCTCAAACTGATTGCGCCGAATGTGATGCGTGTCGCGATCATCCGCGATCCGGACGCCACCACCGATCACGGACAGATCGCGGCGATTTCGGATGTGGCGCCGGCGCTGGGGATCGAAGCCTTCGCGCTCGACGCCGACAGCCTGCGTGACCTGGAGCGTGCGATCACAGGCTTTTCGCGCACGCCGAACGGCGGCCTGATCGTCACCATTCCGGAATCGTCGTCTCGCGATCGCAGCACGATCGTGCGGCTTGCGGCACGCTTCAAGCTGCCGGCGATCTATGCCGACCGCCAATTCGTGACCTCCGGCGGGCTGATGTCCTACGGTCCCGACCAGAAGGCGGAGTATCGTCTCGCGGCCGACTATGTCGACCGCATCCTCAAGGGCGACAAGCCGGCCGACCTGCCGGTACAGACCGCGTCCGGTTATCAGCTTGTCATCAACCGGAAGACCGCCAGGGCCCTAGGCCTCAACATTTCGCCCACGCTCAGCGCCCGCGCCAGCGAGTTGATCAGCTGA
- a CDS encoding metal-dependent phosphohydrolase yields MITVPELAADALGNFLTDFMERRFGSSKEGLVGLVPSVARVALECIGNSDALYHNVEHTMLVTLAGHEIMRGRALHSRLLVADYAHFIIACLTHDIGYVRGILPGDDENGYVIDTAGKKIKLPRGASDAALMPHHVDRSKLYITERVEGSRLLDATRIARAVEGTRFPTAMPAEVEDIDEEAGLLRAADLIGQLGDPNYIRKSNALYFEFEEVGLNSQLGYESPADLVDKYPQFYWNSVAPYVQTAIKYLHVTAAGRQWIANLYSNVFRAEREIVLTGPQK; encoded by the coding sequence ATGATTACTGTCCCAGAACTCGCCGCCGACGCACTGGGCAACTTCCTCACCGACTTCATGGAGCGGCGGTTTGGCTCCTCCAAAGAGGGGCTGGTCGGCCTGGTGCCTTCCGTGGCCCGTGTCGCGCTGGAATGCATCGGCAACAGCGACGCGCTCTATCACAACGTTGAGCACACCATGCTGGTGACGCTCGCCGGTCATGAGATCATGCGCGGACGCGCGCTCCACAGCCGCTTGCTGGTGGCCGACTACGCGCACTTCATTATCGCCTGCCTCACGCACGACATCGGCTATGTGCGCGGGATCCTGCCGGGCGACGACGAAAACGGCTATGTGATCGATACCGCCGGCAAGAAGATCAAACTGCCCCGCGGCGCTTCCGACGCAGCGCTGATGCCGCATCATGTCGACCGCTCCAAGTTGTACATCACGGAGCGCGTCGAAGGCAGCAGACTGCTCGATGCCACGCGCATTGCCAGGGCGGTCGAGGGCACGCGCTTTCCGACCGCCATGCCCGCCGAAGTCGAGGACATCGACGAGGAAGCGGGGCTGCTCCGCGCCGCCGACCTGATCGGCCAGCTCGGAGACCCCAATTACATCCGCAAGTCCAATGCGCTCTATTTCGAATTCGAGGAGGTCGGCCTCAACAGCCAGCTCGGCTATGAGTCGCCGGCCGACCTCGTCGACAAGTATCCGCAGTTCTATTGGAACAGCGTCGCACCCTACGTGCAGACCGCCATCAAATATCTCCACGTCACCGCCGCCGGACGCCAGTGGATCGCCAACCTCTATTCCAATGTGTTCCGCGCCGAGCGCGAAATCGTCCTCACCGGGCCGCAGAAGTAA
- a CDS encoding Bug family tripartite tricarboxylate transporter substrate binding protein, whose amino-acid sequence MRFAAAVAVLTLLTANARAQSVEEFYKGKTINLAIGFSAGGGYDLYARHLARHMSRHIPGHPTIVPQNMAGAGSLRVANFLNTVAPKDGTVFGTFTRTVGVINPLLDMGATFDATKFTWLGSITEDVSLCVTWHSTGVKTWQDFITRPITLGSDGANSEPDIFARLHKNVFNAPIKVVAGYPGTNEIMLAMERGEVDGLCSLSWTTIKTRHANWLKDGKINLISQASFEKTPEVGDVPLMTEQTKDQEKLQILKLFTLTQAMGRPFAAPPGVPADRKAALVAAFNATMQDPDYLAEAKKLELDINPVSGKAIDDLLAEVYATPKDVLKKASEMATK is encoded by the coding sequence ATGCGTTTTGCTGCTGCCGTGGCAGTGCTGACGCTGCTGACCGCCAACGCTCGAGCCCAGAGCGTCGAGGAGTTCTACAAGGGCAAGACGATCAATCTTGCGATCGGCTTCTCGGCCGGCGGCGGCTACGATCTCTATGCCCGCCATCTCGCCCGCCACATGAGCCGGCACATCCCCGGCCATCCGACGATCGTGCCGCAGAACATGGCCGGCGCAGGCTCGCTGCGCGTCGCGAACTTCCTCAATACGGTGGCGCCGAAGGACGGCACCGTGTTCGGCACCTTCACCCGCACCGTCGGTGTCATCAATCCGCTGCTGGACATGGGCGCGACGTTCGACGCCACCAAATTCACCTGGCTCGGCAGCATCACCGAGGACGTGAGCCTCTGCGTCACCTGGCACTCAACCGGCGTGAAGACCTGGCAGGACTTCATCACCAGGCCGATCACACTCGGCAGCGATGGCGCGAACTCGGAGCCGGACATCTTCGCCCGCCTGCACAAGAACGTGTTCAATGCGCCGATCAAGGTGGTCGCAGGCTACCCGGGCACCAACGAGATCATGCTGGCGATGGAGCGCGGCGAAGTCGACGGCCTGTGCAGCCTGTCCTGGACCACGATCAAGACCCGCCACGCGAACTGGCTCAAGGACGGCAAGATCAACCTGATCTCGCAGGCGTCGTTCGAGAAGACCCCCGAGGTCGGCGATGTTCCGCTGATGACCGAGCAGACGAAGGACCAGGAGAAGCTGCAAATCCTGAAGCTGTTCACGCTCACGCAGGCCATGGGCCGGCCGTTCGCGGCGCCGCCCGGCGTTCCGGCCGACAGAAAGGCTGCGCTGGTCGCGGCGTTCAACGCCACCATGCAGGACCCCGACTATCTGGCCGAAGCAAAAAAGCTCGAGCTCGACATCAATCCGGTGAGCGGCAAGGCAATTGACGATCTTCTCGCAGAGGTCTACGCGACGCCCAAAGACGTGCTGAAGAAAGCCAGCGAGATGGCGACGAAGTAA
- a CDS encoding HD domain-containing protein has product MITVPELAADALGGFIAAYMERRFGSSEGRLVELVPSIARIALECIGNSDALYHNVEHTMLVTLAGHDILRGRALHTHMPPADYAHLIIACLTHDIGYVRGILPGDDQDGYVINSAGHKVKPPRGSSDAALLPHHVDRSKLFIMERIQGIDLLDAHRIARAVEGSRFPSKMPAEVEEIDEEAAMLRAADLIGQLGDPHYIRKANALYYEFEEGGLNRQLGYESPADLVNKYPQFYWNCIAPYVQTAIKYLHVTASGRQWVANLYSNVFRAERDISLCGPQK; this is encoded by the coding sequence GTGATCACCGTTCCGGAGCTTGCCGCCGACGCGCTCGGCGGCTTCATTGCCGCCTACATGGAGCGCCGGTTCGGCTCCTCGGAGGGACGGCTGGTCGAACTCGTGCCGTCGATCGCGCGCATCGCGCTGGAATGCATCGGCAACAGCGACGCGCTCTATCACAATGTCGAACACACCATGCTGGTGACACTCGCCGGCCATGACATCTTGCGCGGCCGCGCGTTGCACACCCACATGCCGCCGGCCGACTACGCGCACCTGATCATTGCCTGCCTCACCCATGACATCGGCTATGTGCGCGGCATTCTCCCTGGCGACGACCAGGACGGCTATGTCATCAACTCCGCCGGCCACAAGGTGAAGCCGCCGCGCGGCTCCTCCGATGCGGCGCTGTTGCCGCACCACGTCGACCGCTCCAAGCTGTTCATCATGGAACGCATCCAGGGCATCGACCTGCTCGATGCACATCGCATTGCCCGGGCGGTCGAAGGCTCGCGTTTCCCGAGCAAGATGCCGGCCGAGGTCGAGGAGATCGACGAGGAGGCGGCGATGCTCCGCGCCGCCGACCTGATCGGCCAGCTCGGCGATCCGCACTACATCCGCAAAGCCAATGCGCTCTACTATGAGTTCGAGGAAGGCGGGCTGAACCGTCAGCTCGGCTATGAATCGCCGGCCGATCTGGTCAACAAGTATCCGCAGTTCTACTGGAACTGCATCGCGCCCTATGTGCAGACCGCGATCAAGTATCTGCACGTGACCGCCAGCGGCCGGCAATGGGTCGCCAATCTCTACTCCAACGTATTCCGCGCCGAACGCGACATTTCGCTGTGCGGGCCGCAGAAGTAG